One Erysipelothrix amsterdamensis DNA window includes the following coding sequences:
- a CDS encoding helix-turn-helix domain-containing protein codes for MIINQQIKFYRTEQKMSQDMLAEKLNISRQSISKWERGESLPSIDNLVRLGEILGIPLDELVKGKESFPIPFSFGQNTTKVFFVIFVLITTLVCFVTYTMKPHLIVVLLAFGYCYGMVSLIGFRNFKDYYDFFIIWNQGIEVYVGTNLKLTATILSFIGKRKTKQIPYASIESMKIYFNNKGYDPATQEGLNYRRRQTVVGRETFSLILTTEYLENYTLNLDRLFYPQSDEYKYFSAMMAYFEKQGIEIDDAYGILAAITDEYDMIEAAYRKQ; via the coding sequence ATGATTATAAACCAACAAATTAAATTTTATCGAACAGAGCAAAAGATGAGTCAGGATATGTTGGCAGAAAAGCTAAATATTTCTCGTCAATCAATTTCTAAATGGGAACGAGGCGAAAGTCTTCCATCGATCGATAATCTCGTTCGATTGGGTGAGATACTTGGAATTCCATTAGATGAATTGGTGAAAGGAAAAGAAAGCTTCCCAATTCCCTTTAGTTTTGGTCAAAATACGACGAAAGTCTTCTTCGTGATATTTGTACTCATTACGACATTGGTGTGCTTTGTGACCTATACAATGAAGCCACATTTGATTGTGGTGCTTCTTGCATTTGGATATTGTTATGGAATGGTAAGTCTCATAGGTTTTCGAAATTTTAAAGACTACTATGATTTCTTTATCATTTGGAATCAAGGGATTGAGGTATATGTAGGAACCAACTTAAAACTCACAGCAACAATACTCAGTTTTATTGGTAAACGAAAAACGAAACAAATTCCTTATGCTTCAATTGAGTCAATGAAAATATACTTTAATAATAAAGGGTATGATCCAGCGACACAGGAAGGGTTAAATTATCGAAGAAGACAAACAGTTGTGGGAAGAGAAACGTTTAGTCTTATTCTTACAACTGAATATCTAGAAAACTATACCTTAAATCTTGATCGTCTCTTTTATCCACAAAGCGATGAATATAAGTATTTTTCCGCAATGATGGCATATTTTGAAAAACAAGGAATAGAAATCGATGATGCATATGGAATATTGGCGGCAATCACTGATGAATATGACATGATTGAAGCCGCATATCGAAAACAATAG